The following proteins are co-located in the Mesorhizobium australicum WSM2073 genome:
- a CDS encoding gamma-glutamylcyclotransferase — protein sequence MSKPISAAPRKSAPRKAPMALTEALVARTLRVVEDAGPVPGMIPMTDDDYARFRDEILASAPAGPLRLFAYGSLLWKPAGEVRGGERAVARGWHRSFCFTVQRFRGTLEQPGLMMALDRGGQCQGMVFEIAEPVAANLEALLRREMTILPAVNVPRWLRVSTESGPCLALGFVVDPANPRYAGKLDKPAVAATLANAVGHWGSGAQYLFETIRHLDACGIRDRNLWQLQELVAREIGRSHVAV from the coding sequence ATGAGCAAGCCGATTTCCGCCGCACCGCGCAAATCAGCGCCACGCAAGGCGCCGATGGCGCTGACCGAGGCGCTGGTGGCGCGCACCTTGCGCGTGGTCGAGGATGCCGGGCCGGTGCCGGGCATGATCCCGATGACCGATGACGACTATGCGCGGTTTCGCGACGAGATCCTGGCCTCGGCACCGGCCGGGCCGCTGAGGCTGTTCGCCTATGGCTCGCTGTTGTGGAAGCCGGCGGGCGAGGTGAGGGGCGGCGAGCGGGCGGTGGCGCGGGGCTGGCACCGGTCGTTCTGCTTCACGGTGCAGCGCTTTCGCGGCACGCTCGAGCAGCCCGGCCTGATGATGGCGCTCGACCGTGGCGGCCAGTGCCAGGGCATGGTGTTCGAGATCGCCGAACCGGTAGCCGCCAATCTGGAAGCGCTGCTGCGCCGCGAGATGACCATTCTGCCCGCCGTCAACGTGCCGCGCTGGCTGCGGGTCAGCACCGAAAGCGGGCCGTGCCTGGCGCTCGGCTTCGTCGTCGATCCCGCCAACCCGCGCTATGCCGGCAAACTGGACAAGCCCGCGGTCGCGGCGACGCTGGCGAACGCCGTCGGCCATTGGGGCTCGGGCGCGCAATATCTGTTCGAGACCATCCGCCATCTCGACGCCTGCGGCATACGCGACCGCAATCTGTGGCAACTGCAGGAACTGGTGG